A genomic region of Fusarium oxysporum Fo47 chromosome VI, complete sequence contains the following coding sequences:
- a CDS encoding DnaJ domain-containing protein, translating to MSDHEDVLESEPPTIDPYEVLSLERTATSDDIKKSYRKAALKNHPDKVPKDQKDAAHEKFQAIAFAYAILSDPARRKRYDETGSTSESIVDSEGFNWSDYYREQYKESVSGDAIEKFAKKYKGSDEEKGDVLDAYEHCQGDMDALYERVILSDVLEDDERFREIIDTAIKSKKVPSFPAYTKESKKKREGRVKQARAEATEAEDYAKELGVHDKLFGGDKKSKKKKGKGNSEDDLAALIQKRQQDRSESFLDHLAEKYGAKESKGKGKKGKKRPVEDEPSEEAFQAAASRLKGSKRSKR from the exons ATGTCGGACCACGAAGATGTGCTGGAGAGCGAACCTCCCACTATTGACCCATATGAGGTTTTGAGCCTCGAGAGGACTGCGACGAGCGATGACATCAAGAAATCTTATCGAAAGGCTGCGCTTAAGAACCACCCAG ATAAGGTGCCAAAAGATCAGAAAGATGCTGCGCACGAGAAATTCCAAGCTATTGCGTTCGCCTACGCCATCCTCTCTGACCCCGCCCGTCGCAAACGGtatgatgagactggctCGACTTCCGAATCGATCGTAGACTCCGAAGGATTCAACTGGAGCGACTACTACCGAGAGCAATATAAAGAGTCTGTGTCGGGCGATGCGATCGAGAAGTTTGCCAAGAAGTACAAAGGctctgatgaagagaagGGAGATGTGCTCGATGCGTACGAACATTGCCAAGGCGACATGGATGCGCTGTACGAGAGAGTCATTCTAAGCGACGTTTTGGAGGACGACGAACGTTTCCGTGAGATCATCGACACGGccatcaagagcaagaaagTGCCCAGCTTCCCGGCCTACACAAAagagtcgaagaagaagcgagaggGTCGTGTGAAGCAGGCCCGGGCTGAAGCTACGGAGGCTGAAGACTACGCAAAGGAGCTAGGTGTGCACGATAAGCTCTTCGGCGGcgacaagaagagcaaaaagaagaagggcaagggaAATTCAGAGGACGACCTGGCAGCACTGATCCAAAAGAGACAGCAAGATCGCTCAGAGAGTTTCCTGGATCATCTCGCCGAAAAGTATGGTGCCAAAGAGAGCAAGGGCAAAggcaagaagggcaagaagcgGCCTGTTGAAGATGAGCCGTCGGAAGAGGCCTTTCAGGCAGCTGCTTCTCGTCTGAAGGGCTCGAAGAGGTCGAAACGGTAG
- a CDS encoding cytidine deaminase-like protein, giving the protein MATIEPGNHKAAMERALGLANNSPPKPTNFRVGALIVRLSDNTIVAEGYTLELPGNTHAEETCLLKLAEQHGTTEEKLSDVFNTPHALYTTVEPCFKRLSGKLPCVERVLRQKSWIKHVYVGVQEPETFVGENTGRKTLEDAGIEIHHVSGLEDEILKVATAGHIKS; this is encoded by the coding sequence ATGGCTACAATAGAACCTGGCAACCACAAGGCCGCAATGGAGCGCGCCTTGGGTTTGGCCAACAACTCCCCTCCCAAACCCACCAACTTCCGTGTAGGAGCTCTAATTGTGCGGCTTAGCGACAACACCATCGTTGCCGAAGGATACACTCTTGAACTTCCCGGAAACACCCATGCAGAAGAGACATGCCTATTGAAGCTGGCTGAGCAGCATGGAACGACAGAAGAGAAGCTATCAGATGTCTTCAACACCCCCCATGCTCTATACACCACTGTTGAACCCTGTTTCAAGCGGCTGAGTGGCAAACTCCCCTGCGTCGAAAGAGTCTTGCGCCAAAAGTCATGGATCAAGCACGTCTATGTTGGCGTTCAGGAGCCCGAGACTTTTGTTGGGGAGAATACAGGTCGCAAAACGCTCGAAGATGCCGGTATTGAGATCCACCATGTCTCAGGCTTGGAGGATGAGATTCTCAAGGTTGCGACTGCAGGGCATATCAAATCATGA